A window of Sediminitomix flava genomic DNA:
AAGCTAAGTGGAAGTAGACACAGAAAGGATAAAAAGAGTTTTCTCATAAAATGTTTTAGTAGTTGATTTGCGTACTAAACGTTGAGAATACCTCCGAAGGTGCATCAATGTGCGAAATATAGTTAAAACAATTTTTTCTCTTCTATTGAATTGAACTACTGAAAATAAAACGATATAAAGTCTAATAAATAAATGACTATCTATTCTTTTTAGAGTCTAAAAAACTAAAATTAGCTATCTATTAGAAACTTTTGACTTAAAAGAAGGCTTCAGTGTTTTATTTTCACTATGATTTACGAACTTTGGGCTGAAGTTGAAACACTAAAATCACAAACGAACGTGTCAGAGAAAAAAGTTGCGATTCTTGCTTCGGGGAGTGGAAGTAATGCAGAGAATATTATCCAATACTTTAGAGATAATAATATAAATGCTTCTTTTATCATTATAGCAAATAATAAGGAAGCGAAAGTTTTTGATAGAGCAGAGCGTTTGGGAGTACCAAGCTATTATTTTGGTAGAAAGGCTTTCAACGAAACTGGAGAAGTTAAGCAAAAACTTATAGAATTTGGTGCTGATCTCATTGTTTTAGCTGGCTTTTTATGGCTAATTCCATCAGATCTAGTAGAAGCTTATCCAAACAAAATTGTGAATATTCACCCTGCGTTATTGCCAAAATATGGAGGTAAGGGAATGTATGGGATAAATGTTCACAGAGCTGTTGTGGAGGCTAAAGAAAAAGAAAGCGGAATTACAATTCACTATTGTAATCAAGCTTATGATGAAGGAGCGCACATTCTCCAAGCTTCATGCTTACTTGACCAAACTGAATCTCCTGAAGAGGTTGCTAAAAAAGTATTGAGACTAGAGCATAAATATTACCCACAAGTGGTAGAAGATATATTGTTTAATTCATAATAGACATGTATTCAATTCTTATGAATTGGATACATGTTTTTTAATTTTAAAGCCTTTATGACCAAAACAGCATTAATTACTGGAGCTACGTCTGGTATTGGAAGAGCTACTGCACAAGAATTTGCTAAAAATGGAATTCGTTTGATTCTTACAGGAAGGAGAACTGATAGGTTAGATGAATTAAAAAAAGAACTAGGTGAACAGACAGAAGTTTTAACGCTTGAGTTTGATGTTAGTGACCGTGAAAAAGTAAATGAGGTATTCGAAAACCTTCCTCAAGACTGGAAACAAATCGATATCTTGATCAATAATGCGGGTAATGCTCATGGTTTATCTTCTATTCAAGATGGAGATATTGATGATTGGGATAAAATGATGGATATAAATGTAAAGGGACTTTTATATGTTTCAAAAGCAGTTATTCCGTCTATGATTGAGAAATCTTCTGGACATATCATTAATATAGGTTCTATAGCTGGAAAAGAGGTTTATCCCAATGGGAATGTCTATTGTGCTTCAAAGCATGCCGTAGATGCGCTTACTCAAGGAATGAGGATTGATTTGAACGCACATGGAATTAAAGTAGGAGCTGTTCACCCTGGATTGGTTGAAACTGAATTTTCAGAAGTCAGATTTAAAGGGGATACTGTAAGGGCGAAAGGAGTTTACACAGGTTATGAGCCTCTAAAACCTGAAGATATTGCTGATATCATCTATTTTATCGTTTCTAGACCATATCACGTAAATATTGCTGATCTTTTAGTATTTCCTACTGCACAAGCTTCTGCTACTGTCTTGAAAAAAGATTAAGAAAAATATTATATACTAGAAAATGCTGTTCTTAACTAGAACAGCATTTTTTTTATTTAATAAACTCAATTTCAATCCTTCTATTTTTACTCCTATATTCTTCAGAATCATTTGGGAAAAGTGGATTAGTTTCTCCGAATGGGTTTACTTTTATGAGATCAGAAGCTATACCATTTTTCACTAAATAGTTTTTGACTGCAATTCCTCTTTTCTCAGAAAGAGCTAGGTTTTTTTCTGCTGTGCCTACGTCATCTGTATGAGCACGTATAATCAATTCTGTTAATTCTTGTCGTTTTGCTGCTTCAGATATTCGATCCAAAATTGGAAATATTTCTTTCTCCAATAAGTATGAGCTACTTTTAAAAGTAATATCTCCGAGAATATGCATTTCATGAGCTGTGTCAACACCTTTTTCTTTTAGCAAAGGGCCATAATTGTCTACAGCATAAACAAACCACGGCATAGGTTGATCAGGTACCCAAATATCTTCATTCCTAGAAAAAACAGCATGAATTCTATTTTGAGTCATACTCAAGAAAGTGGAATTTTCTTCACTATGTAAATCCATAATCAATTTGGGCTTATTCCATTTCCCCGTATTTGAAAGATCACAATTAAAGATTCCAATACTCACATTATCTCCCAACTCTATATCGGAAGGGAATTCGCTAAAGTAGAGTCTTTTCAAACTAGGATCAGTAGTAAGATATGGTTCACAAAGCTTAATTCCTTTACCAAAACTAACTGCAGGGATGTTGAGTTTTCGAATGTTTCCCCATTTTCCATTTGTTTGTCTTGCAGAATATACTTCGAAGCAATTCTCTAAGTCTTGATTTGTAGTTCTGCAAAAAAAGAGTGTCTTTCCGTCCGCAGATAGAGTAGGTGAGCTTTCATACTCGGAACTATTGAGTGGTGCTCTTAAAGGATAGGCTGTAGACCATTCATCGTTGTTTTTTTCAATTTCAAATATATCAGAGTTGTTATTCTGAGTTTGAGCAGAGAAAAGAATTATATGACCATCATGAGACCAGAAGACATTTTGGACTTCTTGAGAAGTTTTGAGCTGAATTGCTTTGGTCCACGTATTTGGCTTTGTCTTTTTATATATAAATAATTGATGATCTCTAATCAGAAGTAGACTATCGCCCTGAGCAGAGATATTGGGGCATTTACCTTCTAGTAATTCTTTTTTTCCATTGACTATTTCCCATTGAGGGATGGGTGTTCCCCAATGGTCGTAGGCTTGGGCTAAAATTGAGAAAGGAGAAAACAAGATCGTAGCTAGTAATGTAATTGTTATTTGGGTTTTCATAGGTAAGTAGTTTTGTCTAAGGAATTTACTTTCTTTTTAGTAAAAAAAAAAGATCACTACATGAGTGATCTTTTATGTAAATCCTTTTTTAGACTAGAATGGTAATGCGTCTTCGTCATCATCATTTCCAACTGGAGGCGGTGGAGGTGGAGGAGTATTTCCACCCATTGGAGCTGCATTATAACCTCCTTGTTGAGGGAATGCTTGTCCGCCTTGTGGTTGTGCTGCTTGAGGAGCAGTAATTCTCCACGCTTCTACATTTGTGAAATACATTGTTTGTCCTTCACGATTTGTAAAAGGTCTACCTTTAAGATCAAAGCTTACCTGAATTTCATCACCTACTTTAAATTGGTCAAGCAATGAACATCTATCTTGAGTAGCTTGCATCTTGATGTACTGTGGGTACATATCAGCAGTTACAACTACAAACTCACGTTTCTTAAATTTTTCCGAGATTACTTGCTCGTCGAATAGTACTTCTAATTTTCCTCTTAATTCAAAAGACATAATTCCGCGATTCAATTTGAATTGCAAAGTAGTGATAAATCTCCGAATCTTTTTTTTAAAACTAGGAAAGTTTGTATTTTTCTTAAGAACACAGATCTACTATAGACCAATTAAAACACGATAAACACATGATAAACAAAGTTGTAACGGATGCTAAAACTGCCCTAGAAGGTCTAACCGATGGCATGACCTTAATGTTAGGTGGTTTTGGACTCTGTGGAATTCCCGAAAACGCTATAGAAGCACTTCTAGATTTGGGTGTAAAAGACCTAACCTGTATTTCAAATAATGCGGGTGTGGATGATTTTGGGTTAGGTTTACTTCTTCAGAAACATCAGGTAAAGAAAATGATCTCATCTTATGTAGGAGAAAATGCTGAGTTTGAAAGACAATTATTGCAAGGAGAACTTGAAGTTGATCTAATTCCTCAAGGGACTTTAGCTGAACGTATAAGAGCAGGTGGGGCTGGAATTCCTGCATTCTTTACACCTGCTGGTTATGGAACGGAAGTAGCTGAGGGCAAAGAGGTGCGAGAATTTGATGGGAAAAAATATTTGTTAGAAAGTTGGCTTAAAGCTGACTATGCTTTAGTCAAAGCTTGGAAAGGGGATACAGCTGGAAACCTTGTTTTTAAGGGCACTGCTAGAAATTTCAATCCTATGATGGCTATGGCAGGGAAAATAACTGTGGCAGAAGTTGAAGAACTTGTTCCTGCTGGAGAATTAGACCCTAATACGATTCATATTTCAGGAGTATTTGTTCAGCGAATATTCCAAGGTAAGGATTATGAAAAACGAATAGAACAAAGAACAACGAGATAATCTAACAGCCTTCGGGCTGTTTTTTTATCTTTGGGAAGTAAAGCAAATAATAGAATTTGAGTGTTCAGAGAGTATGAGTGGTTCTAAACGTAAAACGGTTTTACTTCCTCAAGTAGGGCTTAAGGTAAAAGATAAGTTGTATCTGGAAGGGCAGGTATTGAATTTAAAGACTAAGCACCTCACGGTAAGGCATAAAGATAGTTTTTGGAAAAATATGAAAATGCTGTACCGTTTTTATGCTCCAAAAAGTACTAAACTAGAATCAATTACGATAGATCTTGATGGTGAGAAACACCAATTATTTTTAGATCGGAAAGGTTTTTTCCGCTCAAACTTTGCAATAAATAACCATTCTTCTTTTTCTCCTCAATCTATCAGATATTTTCAACCCGATGAGCAAGAGATTTATGTTTCTGGGGTAAGCCAAAATGATATTTTTGATTTCTCAAATTGTGAAACAGGGGTCATCTCAGATATAGATGATACTGTACTTGTTACTTATGCCACAAATGCACTCCGTAGAATACCGAATATCTTATCTCGGAATGCTTATAAGAGAAAAGAAGTACAGTATATGAGAGAACTATATTCGATTATGAGAGATACAGGTTGTGCATTCTTTTATGTTTCGAATAGTGAGATGAATCTATACCTTCTTATAAAGCTGTTCCTACAACACAATGGTTTTCCACTAGGTCCTATCTATTTAAAAGAGTATAAAAGATTAAAACACCTTATTAAGAAGTCTAAGAAACAAGGTGTGATGAAATATGCACATAAATTTGAGCGTATTACTTTCTTACTGCAAGCGGAGCCTCAAATGAAGTTTGTGTTGATAGGTGATAGCGGACAGCAGGACCCTTTTATTTATTATCGTGTTGCTATCAGATATCCAGATAGAATTAAAGGAATTATTATTCGAAACTTTAATCGGGATGATAATCGCTTAAATTTCTATAAAAAGAAATTAGAAGAAATTGGGGTTCCTTTTATGTTTTATCAGAATATGAAAGAGGCAACAGAAGAAGTGTGTGAATTATTTGGATTGGATTACGAAACTACGCTTTCAAGTTTCTAGTGTAGGAAAATGGTACTTCTTCAAAGTATTAAATACATATCTAAATTAATTTTAACTATAAATATGAGCATACAACTTATTCGTTCACTTGTTTTTAGAGAACAATCATAAATTACATTAGACTTTAAGAAATAAAATAAGTGAATATAGCCCTTAAATTGCTTGTGCAATCTTTCTATATTTGTAGCAATTTGTCTGTTGTATGACGTTAAATGAATTAAAATTCGAGGAATTTGATTAAAATGTTTTCAAATTTCGAGAGCTATCATATAGTGTGCGTTATTTCATATAGGCAACTGATATGAAATGATTTTTTAAGAAGAGATCTGGTCATTAGAGTAATTACTTTAATGAAGCTATGACCAATTTATTTTGAGGAGAGAAGTATGTTTAAAGCTTTATACAGACTAAGACTTTTTGTATTGATTGCAATAAGCTTTCTTATCAATATTGATAATATTTTCGCCCAAGAAGATGCATCAATTCAAGATGAGATGAAGGTAGAGAGAGATTCTGCAAACTTTGGGGATATTATTTTACAGAAAGATACTTCCAATGTGTACGGACCTCATACTTCATTTTGGGTTCAACCAATAGACTGGTTTGAAATTAGAGATGGTGAGCATAAAATGGATACATCTCTATATAATTTCCAGCGTTACGATTATAACAGTAGAGCTGATTATATGTACCAAGAACTAGGTAACTTATCATCAGCAATGACACCGATTTTCTATTCTTCTCCTTATTCACCAGGTGTTAGATTAGGATTGGACTCTGATAAAGGTATTGTAGCACCAATTGATGAAATGAAATACTACAATTCATTAACTCCAGTAACCTCTTGGTACTATACGCAAGCTTACCAAGGGGAAACAATTGTAGATGTTACTTTCTCAAGAAATATAAATCCTTATTGGAGTGTGGGTACAAGATTTAGAAGACTGCATGCCCTAGAAATGTTGGGTAATCAAAAAATTAATAAGCAGTTCAAATCTCAGATTCAGACTCAGATTCAGTTTAATACTCGATATGAATCTAGAAACATGAAATATAAGCTGATGATGGCTTATGACTACATGGCTCAGAATGGTATTGAAACTGGAGGTATTGCAACTGATTCTATTTTGACCCTTTTCCGTCAAACAAGGCCATCTGCAAGTTTGGATGATATTTATAGAACAAACTCATCCAACCTCTTTAATAATCTAACTGATGCTTTTATTAATAAAAAGAACCAAGAATTCTATTTATATCATCAGTACAGTTTGATTGATACATCTGCCTTACAAATTTTTCATGAATTTAGATCAACGGAATACCGTAATCGATTTGAAAATTCAAGTGGAAGCTTAGATGCAAATAGTGCTTATTATAATCAATTTTCGGCAGATGGGAATATTGATTTTGTAAGAAGTGAGCCTGGGTACAAAATTGTTTATAGAAGGTTTTCAAACAAACTAGGAGCTAAAGGTCGAGTTGGGGATTTGTTTGCTGCAGCTTATCTAAATTATGCTAGAAATGAAGAATCAATTTTCTATCAAGATACTCGATCTATTCCTACTTATCCACCAGACGAATTATTCTTTGTTGGTTTAGCTAGTTATAAGATTCCTTTTATTGATATGACTTTGAGAGGTCAAATCAAACAAGAATTACTTGACAATTTAGGAAATGAATATGCTGTAGGTGCTTCACAAAAATATTTTGATGTAGAATATAAGTTAGGATCATACTTACCGTCACTTATGCATCAATATTTTGTAAGTGAATATACAGGTTGGAATAATGACTTTAAAAACTCAGATATCACAGAACTTCGAATTGCACCGAGACTGCCTTTAGGAACAGGGAAATTTGGAGAGGAATTGTTTGTTGAGGCTTTTGCAGAATTAAAGACTTTCGATAATCATATCTATTACGATTCGTTGGCTGCTCCTCAACAGTTAAATGAACAAATTTCCTACAATTCATTTGGGGTAAACTTGAAATATGAGACAGGCTCATTTATTCATGGATTAAATTTTAGATACACCCAAAACCAAACGGACTTTGAATTAGTTAATCAACTAACTGGTGAGACCTTTGAACAACAAGCTATTCCAACACCAGATTATTTTGTAAACTATACCATTGCTTTACAAGGAGTCGTTGGGAAAGTATTGGCAAATCCACTTACAGGAATGATTGGTTTTGACCTTCATTGGAATTCTGAGTATTTGGGATATGGTTATTATCCAGTAACACAACAGTTCTATTTACAGTCAGGAGCCGTTGATTCTAGTGGAGAATTTATCTCTGGTTATGAAATTGGAGGAGTGCCTGTGTTAGACTTCTTTATCAATTTTAGAATGAGAAGAACAAGGTTATTCTTGAAGGCACATAACTTATTGAATGAAACACTGCAAGATGGTTATTTCTTGACTCCTAATTATATTGGACATCAACCAAGCTTTCTATTTGGTTTAGATTGGATGTTATTTGATTAGATCAAGTTTTTTGAGCTGTAATAGAACGAATTAGAATTATAGATTATTAAACATTGTTAATCCTCTATTCAGATAAAATGTTTAAATCAAATTGTTTATAATTTAGCTTTAATAAAACTGATTTTATGAGTATTTAAAGTTTCGCTTATGCTAAAAAAACTAATATTATCCCTTTTATTAATCGTATCTATTCAACAAGTTTGGGCTCAAAAATATCTTGTTGTAGATAATTACAATAAGAAACGTGAGCGTTACTTTGTAGGTGATGATCTTTACCTTTCAGTTAGAGGAGAGAAAAAAATATTTCATGATAAAATTCTTGCGTTAACCGATTCAACAATTACTCTTGAAAATCAGAATGAGGAATTAGTACTATCAGAAATTGATGCCATTTATTTGAAAAGGAAGTGGGTGACAATTACATCTACAGGGCTTGGTTTTATTGGTTTTGGTTTCTTATTTTCTGGAGCAGTTTATCCTTTATTAGAGGATCAGCGATATGAGCAAGATGAAAGTTTTATCACAGGAGCCGCATTCGTAGTTGCTGCAGCAGCCCTCCAGCTCAAACCTATCAAATATCGAAAATTTGATTTCACAGATGGTGATAGGTCTCGAATTCGAATTTTAGATCATACTTTTGATCAACAAAAATAAATGTAAATCCCTTAAGCAAATCAGCTTAAGGGATTTTTGTTTTATGTAGTTGAAGTGATTTTTTGAGATTGAGTTAAAAGTAAAGTATTATATTGGTGTTTGATTTACTCTTTAGTTTGTGGCTTATTTTTTAATGAATCAGTATTAAATATGATAAAGAAAAAAACACTAATTACTCTACTTATCTTTTTTGCTTTCACGAATTTTTATTCCTTTTCACAGGAAGTAAAATACCTTCAACAAGTTGGTATAGCCGATAGTATTTACTCTGAAGTTTTAAAAGAATCAAGAACATTTTATGTAGAATATCCGATTGGTTTTAATGAAGAAGACGATAAAAAATATCCTGTTGCTTATATCTTAGATGGAGAACTATTGCTTCCCACTGTTCAAAATGTACAAAACTATTATAGTGGCGGATATACTCCAGAAATGATTCTTATAGGAATTGATAACGCTATAAATAGAACTCGAGATTTAACTACTTCTGAGGTTGTAGAAATGTATGGGATGCCTGCTACAGAGACAACTGGTGGAGCGTCAAAGTTTCTAGCGTTTATAAAGTCAGAATTGATTCCTTTCGTTGAAGAAAAATATCCAGTAACAGATTACCGAACTCTAATAGGGCATTCCTATGGAGGACTTTTCACAGTTCATACTTTATTAAATGACTCTAACCTATTTAAAAATTATTTAGCAATTGACCCAAGTTTGGAATGGGATAATCAACAAGTGATAAAAGAAGCTGCTGCTAAAATTTCAGAAACTTCTTTTGATAATGAGTCTGTATTTATTTCTCTCAGTGGTCAATTACATATGCAAAAAACAGATGTAACGATTGAAGATGTAACGATTGAGAATGTAATGAATGATACAACTGATTTTACGTTATTTTCTAGGTCTATCATTTCATTTTCTGATTTATTAAAAAACAATAAGCAGATCAAAACAGAGTTTAAGTTTTATCCTAATGATCTTCATGGAACAATACCACTTCCTTCTATCATGGATGGACTTATTTCATGTTTTGAGTGGTATCAAATGGAAAATATTGAGAAGTTTAATTCACCATCGACTAAGGAAAAGGAGTTAAGAAATATCATTCGTTATCGAGCAGAGAAGTTGGGAAATCATTTTGGGTATAAAGTTCCACCTTATCCAGAAGAGTTGTTGAATGTACTTGGATACATGAGTATGGATATGGAACAGTTTTCTAAAGCAAAAATGTTTTTTGAATTTGCTATTGAATTTTATCCTAAAAGCCCAAATACTTATGATTCAATGGCCGATTACTATGAGCGGAATAATGTCTTAGGAATGGCTTTGCAAAATGTAGAGAGAGCAAATGAACTTTCTCCTTCCACTTATTACGCGGAAAGAATTTTATCGCTCAAGCAACGTATTTCTGAGAAGAAAAAAAGTAAGTAAAAATACAAAACCCACTTGTTAAAGGCTATGACAAGTGGGGTTTGTGTTTTTTTATTATAAATTTTCGATTTCAGCAACTACAAAAGTACTTCCTCCAATAAATATCAAATCGTCTTTATCTGCATTACTTTTTGCAGCTTGAATAGCTTTATTTACTTCAGAATAATCTATACCATTCAATCCTACTTGGTCTGCTGCTGCTTTAAGAATTTCACTCGTAAGTCCTCTTGGAACATTCGGTTTACAGTAATAGTACAAAGCCGATTTAGGTAAAAGTGAAAGTATCTTTTTAAGGTCTTTTTCTTGAACAACACCCAAAACTATATGTAATTTTTGATAGTCTTCATTTTCTAGTTGAGATACTATTAGTTTAAGACCATCTTCATTGTGACCAGTATCACAAATCATCTTTGGAGAGGCTTGAAGTACTTGCCATCTACCTTTAAGATTCGTCAGCGTGGTTGTTTTTTCTAGACCATTAATGATGTTTTCAGGGGCTATGTTGTAGGTAGAAGTAATCGCGTCAATAGTCGAAAGGACTCCTTTAAGATTCAGTAATTGATAATTCCCTTTAAGATCTAGATTTACATTTTCAATGTATACATCTCCATTCTTATAAATAGAAGTACCTCCATTTAGATTCTCTATTTTATAAATTTGATCTGCGTATATGATTTCAGAGCTTCTTTCTGAAGCTATTTTATCAAATACAGGAGTAGTTTCTTCTTGAGTTGTACCAATTACAACTGGAATCTCGGATTTTATTATTCCTCCTTTTTCGAAAGCAATTTTATCCAAAGTATCTCCTAACATATCTGTATGGTCTAATCCAATATTCGTAATAAGAGATACTAATGGAGTAATAATATTTGTTGAATCTAAACGTCCGCCTAATCCTGTTTCTATAACAGCTATATCCACTTTTTCATCAGCGAAATATTTATAGGCCATACAAACGGTGAGTTCAAAAAAAGAAGGGGATATTTTTTCAATGATAGATTCATTTTGTGCTACAAAATCGATAACCCTTTCTTTCTCAATCTCATTTCCATTTATTTTTATTCTTTCTGTAAACGATTTAAGGTGAGGAGAGGTGTATAATCCTACTTTATAACCTGCATCTTGTAAGATAGCCGCAATCATATGTGATGAACTGCCTTTACCATTAGTCCCTGCCACATGAATAGTTTTAAATGAATCATGCGGGTTTCCTAATTCCTTGCAAAACGCTATAGTATTCGATAAATCTTTTTTAAAAGCTTTACTTCCTAGTCGTTGAAACATAGGTAGCTTAGCAAACATATATTCTAAAGTCTGTTCGAAAGTTCTTTTCATGACATTTTATATTTTTGTGGCGCAAAACTATGAATCAAAAATGAGATGGAAAAGAAAAATATTTATGATAAGATCCCTTTATCTCTTCAAGAGGAATTATTCACAGATCTATTTACTTCAGATAAAGTAAGAATTGAGCGTATAGTTTCAGACGGGCATGAGTCCAACCAAGAAGAATGGTATGATCAAAAGGAAGGAGAGTGGGTGATTTTATTAGAGGGAAAGGCAGGGATAAGAAAATATGATGGCTCCATCATTGATCTTAAAAAAGGAGACTATTTATTTATCCCCGCCCATGAAAAACATCAGGTTGCTTATACAAGTAAAGAACCTAAAGCTGTATGGTTAGCTATTTTTATTACTGTTTAAAAATCCGTCGAGTATGCTTTTAGCTTTTGCAGCTTGTTCTTTAGCTTGATTGATAAGGGGTTCAGCCATGTGCTGAAAGTCTTCTTTATACCCAGAGGCGGCTTCTTGTGCTTTTTCGTTTAGATCTTTTTGTTCAGTATAAAAACCCCTAAGTATAGAATCATATTCACCCGATCTAATCCATTTCATTAGTTCACTAACTCTAGAAACAGGAAATGGATGAGACTGATTAAGCGTATTTGAAATTTTATGAATGTTATCAGACAATGAATTAGCTTGATCGTATTCTTCGGCTTGTTTAATGAATTCGCCTAAATCCATTTTATCAACATGTCTTCCTCCGGCAAGTTTCATTAGAAGTTGAATAGATACTTCAGCTTCTTGAACACATAGCAAACCTGCCCTATCAGCGCTTAGCTCACTTTTTCTATCCCACTCTCTTAGCGCCACAATAATTGCTTGAATAGCAATTGTACTCAGTGGAATGCCTGTAAACATGGTCGAGTATTGTACTATTAATACCAGTAAGGTTTTGTACAAAACATGACCAGAAAGAATGTGGCCAAGTTCATGTCCAAGTACAGCCATCACTTCAGCTTCAGTCATGGTGTCTAGCATGCTAGAATTGAGCGTGATGAAAGGGTTGTCCATTCCAACTGCTCCTGCATTTAAGATTGGGCTTTGTGAAACAAATAATTCTGGACGATCTTTTTCTGGGATATCCAAAATTTCACATGCTTCATTGTACATTTCGAATAGATCAGAGAATTGCTTTTCACTAACTCTCACGGCAGAGGCTAGTGTTAGGAGACGGAGGGATTG
This region includes:
- a CDS encoding cupin domain-containing protein; the protein is MEKKNIYDKIPLSLQEELFTDLFTSDKVRIERIVSDGHESNQEEWYDQKEGEWVILLEGKAGIRKYDGSIIDLKKGDYLFIPAHEKHQVAYTSKEPKAVWLAIFITV
- a CDS encoding M48 family metallopeptidase, which translates into the protein MTNKPITTKVKVHFEGIKPAAWEHPADSTALQALKKVPGLDVLIKAVFGKTTEQSLRLLTLASAVRVSEKQFSDLFEMYNEACEILDIPEKDRPELFVSQSPILNAGAVGMDNPFITLNSSMLDTMTEAEVMAVLGHELGHILSGHVLYKTLLVLIVQYSTMFTGIPLSTIAIQAIIVALREWDRKSELSADRAGLLCVQEAEVSIQLLMKLAGGRHVDKMDLGEFIKQAEEYDQANSLSDNIHKISNTLNQSHPFPVSRVSELMKWIRSGEYDSILRGFYTEQKDLNEKAQEAASGYKEDFQHMAEPLINQAKEQAAKAKSILDGFLNSNKNS
- a CDS encoding bifunctional folylpolyglutamate synthase/dihydrofolate synthase, with amino-acid sequence MKRTFEQTLEYMFAKLPMFQRLGSKAFKKDLSNTIAFCKELGNPHDSFKTIHVAGTNGKGSSSHMIAAILQDAGYKVGLYTSPHLKSFTERIKINGNEIEKERVIDFVAQNESIIEKISPSFFELTVCMAYKYFADEKVDIAVIETGLGGRLDSTNIITPLVSLITNIGLDHTDMLGDTLDKIAFEKGGIIKSEIPVVIGTTQEETTPVFDKIASERSSEIIYADQIYKIENLNGGTSIYKNGDVYIENVNLDLKGNYQLLNLKGVLSTIDAITSTYNIAPENIINGLEKTTTLTNLKGRWQVLQASPKMICDTGHNEDGLKLIVSQLENEDYQKLHIVLGVVQEKDLKKILSLLPKSALYYYCKPNVPRGLTSEILKAAADQVGLNGIDYSEVNKAIQAAKSNADKDDLIFIGGSTFVVAEIENL